A region of Salvia splendens isolate huo1 chromosome 17, SspV2, whole genome shotgun sequence DNA encodes the following proteins:
- the LOC121774379 gene encoding uncharacterized protein LOC121774379: MEPLTTPNPEKYSKAVGLSFKASNANGKIWIFVEEGADFEVKNDSDQVLHGRFMCPRLPCPILVSAMYAKCSRGERIPLWDKMREISTTAEGMPWSIGVDFNTILSIRDRSGSDTNRQAEMIDFSEAIEDCRLLDPGCDGSDYTWAKNGLFERLDRVLLSESWTRIFESARVTNLPRVASDHGPVLVRPTEAEGLLNLQIKLARVKKALKSWNKEVFGNIHSNIRDMDGRIVSAQADFEERPTPENRTEINKSIAEYICLLRMEEDFWRQKATLRWLAEGDKNTRFYQSWVK; this comes from the exons atggaacctcTCACGACCCCTAACCCGGAGAAATATTCAAAGGCGGTGGGTTTATCTTTTAAGGCTTCGAATGCCAATGGGaagatttggatttttgtggaggaaggggcTGATTTTGAGGTTAAGAACGATTCGGATCAGGTGCTCCATGGGCGGTTCATGTGCCCTCGTCTTCCATGCCCCATCTTGGTCTCGGCCATGTATGCAAAGTGTTCTAGAGGGGAACGGATTCCTCTTTGGGACAAAATGAGAGAAATATCAACTACCGCTGAGGGGATGCCTTGGTCCATTGGAGTGGATTTCAATACCATTCTTTCCATTCGAGACAGGTCGGGTAGCGACACCAATCGGCAAGCAGAGATGATCGACTTCTCCGAGGCCATTGAAGACTGCCGGTTGCTCGATCCAGGATGTGATGGCTCGGACTACACGTGGGcaaagaatggcctttttgagaGGCTAGATAGGGTCCTTCTAAGCGAATCATGGACCCGGATATTTGAGAGTGCGAGGGTCACGAATCTTCCAcgggttgcctcggaccatggccCAGTGTTGGTGAG ACCAACGGAGGCGGAGGGACTCCTTAACCTCCAAATCAAACTCGCCCGCGTCAAGAAAGCCCTTAAGAGTTGGAATAAAGAGGTTTTTGGCAATATTCACTCAAACATCCGAGACATGGATGGGAGGATTGTGAGTGCCCAAGCTGATTTTGAGGAGAGGCCTACACCTGAGAATAGAACGGAAATCAACAAaagcattgccgagtacatttgCCTCCTAAGAATGGAGGAAGACTTTTGGCGCCAAAAGGCAACGCTTCGATGGCTTGCGGAGGGGGACAAGAACACGAGATTCTATCAAAGTTGGGTCAAGTAA